Proteins encoded together in one Patescibacteria group bacterium window:
- the der gene encoding ribosome biogenesis GTPase Der yields MKKKLPTVVVFGRTNVGKSTLFNKITGKSMALIADIEGTTRDSNMAEAEWNGIDFTLIDTGGITDLDFLLEKKAETGDIEAKVQKQASDYLAKADLVLFVVDAKAGILPQDKEMSGLLKKVLPKSKKIILVVNKSDSQKLRKNAASFYKLAMGEPMTVSATTGSGIGDLLDEVSRHLGEKFPLLKESSKKIKEEIIAEMDARKEALSNAVKVCFIGKPNVGKSSLINKMLGYERAIVSPVPHTTREPQDIEFNYKDKLVRLVDTAGLSRQGQKDHRRSRVPSKIKDVAALEKMSIEKSLYSLNKADIALFVMDVNEELTRQDAKIIEEIVIRKKSLVIVANKWDLIEEKDTKKFTESIYDFLPFATWAPIIFVSALTGNKVKKVLDVLLDVDRDRRIELSEQQLDRFLARVIKMHKPAKGTGTKHPHIYKIHQISANPPIVEVKIGSKDNLHFSYVRFLSNRLRERFGFVGTPISVKVLRNKKIHGAHDGNNSPRKRETRSRRPS; encoded by the coding sequence AGACATTGAAGGAACTACTAGGGATAGCAATATGGCAGAAGCAGAGTGGAATGGGATTGATTTTACTCTAATCGATACTGGAGGGATTACGGATCTCGATTTTTTACTTGAGAAAAAAGCAGAGACTGGAGACATAGAAGCAAAAGTTCAGAAACAAGCAAGTGATTATTTGGCCAAGGCAGACCTTGTTTTATTCGTGGTCGATGCAAAAGCGGGGATATTGCCTCAAGATAAAGAGATGTCAGGACTTCTTAAAAAAGTATTACCAAAAAGCAAAAAAATAATTTTAGTAGTAAATAAATCAGATAGTCAAAAATTACGTAAAAATGCCGCTTCTTTTTATAAACTAGCAATGGGAGAACCGATGACCGTATCTGCCACTACTGGTTCGGGTATTGGAGATTTGCTAGACGAAGTTAGCAGACATTTGGGAGAAAAATTTCCACTGCTTAAGGAAAGTAGCAAAAAAATAAAAGAAGAAATAATAGCTGAAATGGACGCAAGGAAAGAGGCTCTAAGTAATGCTGTAAAAGTTTGTTTTATTGGGAAGCCAAATGTCGGTAAGTCTAGCTTGATAAATAAAATGCTTGGCTATGAAAGAGCTATTGTTAGTCCTGTTCCTCACACCACAAGAGAGCCACAAGACATAGAATTTAATTATAAAGATAAACTTGTTCGATTGGTTGATACAGCTGGTCTTAGCAGACAGGGGCAGAAGGATCACAGAAGGAGCAGGGTTCCTAGTAAAATAAAAGACGTAGCCGCTCTTGAAAAAATGAGCATTGAAAAATCACTATATTCTCTAAATAAAGCAGACATTGCTTTGTTTGTTATGGATGTAAATGAAGAGCTTACAAGACAGGATGCTAAAATAATTGAAGAAATTGTTATTAGAAAAAAGAGCTTAGTAATTGTTGCCAACAAATGGGATTTAATTGAAGAAAAAGATACTAAGAAATTTACCGAATCTATTTATGATTTTCTTCCTTTCGCAACCTGGGCTCCAATTATTTTTGTTTCAGCATTGACTGGGAACAAAGTGAAGAAAGTTCTCGATGTCTTATTGGATGTTGACAGGGATCGAAGAATTGAACTTTCTGAGCAACAACTAGATAGATTTTTAGCAAGAGTTATTAAGATGCACAAACCTGCCAAAGGAACAGGAACTAAGCATCCCCACATATATAAGATACATCAAATAAGTGCCAACCCACCAATTGTTGAAGTAAAGATTGGTTCAAAAGATAATCTCCATTTCTCTTATGTTAGATTTCTCTCAAATAGATTAAGAGAACGTTTTGGTTTTGTGGGAACACCAATTTCTGTGAAAGTATTGAGAAATAAAAAAATTCATGGAGCACACGACGGCAATAATTCACCTAGAAAAAGAGAAACTAGGTCAAGAAGACCATCTTAA
- the pth gene encoding aminoacyl-tRNA hydrolase, whose amino-acid sequence MKIIIGLGNPGEKYKSTRHNAGFEVIDILADSLGLNWQEDKKRKALVARDNKYTLIKPMSYMNLSGEPTRAILDYYKILPKNFKLFTIKNSDLSGILTVVHDDLDIDFGVYKKSTDSRSAGNNGVQSIINNLGTKNFNRYRIGIKNDSLRLIPSEKFVLQRFNKEEKEVLASLYRDIVKDLQN is encoded by the coding sequence ATGAAAATTATAATTGGACTAGGTAATCCTGGTGAAAAATATAAGAGTACAAGACACAATGCTGGGTTTGAGGTTATTGATATTCTGGCCGATAGTTTAGGTCTCAATTGGCAAGAAGACAAAAAAAGAAAAGCACTTGTCGCTCGAGATAATAAGTATACCCTAATAAAGCCAATGTCTTATATGAATTTGTCAGGTGAACCAACTAGGGCAATACTCGATTATTATAAGATCTTACCAAAGAATTTTAAATTGTTTACAATCAAGAATTCAGATCTATCTGGTATTCTAACTGTGGTTCATGATGATCTTGATATAGACTTTGGTGTATACAAAAAATCGACTGACTCCAGAAGTGCTGGGAATAATGGAGTTCAATCTATAATAAATAATTTGGGAACAAAAAATTTCAATAGATATAGAATAGGAATAAAAAATGACAGCTTAAGACTCATTCCTAGTGAAAAATTTGTATTACAAAGATTTAATAAAGAAGAAAAGGAGGTTCTGGCTTCTTTGTATAGAGATATAGTAAAAGACTTACAGAATTAA
- the dprA gene encoding DNA-processing protein DprA — MDLSKHKYLVALSHFSKFGPVRLKKLKDYFPNFEVAFNANTSELKKARIEEAIASEFVSFRSQIDIETIVNKIQKENISVIGIDDENYPEILKEIFNPPQILYFKGELFADENGLAVVGSRNYTAYGQQIVEDIVRKVAKTGIPIISGLALGVDAHAHRVALEEGTRTIAVLGTGVDLASIYPSHNRHLAGKIVEAGGALISEFPIGTAPLPYHFPQRNRIISGLTKATLVVEAREKSGALITARDALEQNREIMAVPGSIYSALSAGPNKLIKDGAKAVLCVQDIFDSLDLDNVVNYIKKEEIKPETKEEEEVLKFLKNEPIHIDALVRLTKLDIKIINTTLSMMEIKGMIRNLGGMNYVLIK, encoded by the coding sequence ATGGACTTAAGCAAACATAAATATCTAGTGGCCCTATCGCATTTCTCAAAATTTGGTCCAGTTAGGTTGAAAAAATTAAAAGATTATTTTCCAAACTTTGAAGTTGCTTTCAATGCAAACACTAGTGAGCTCAAAAAGGCTAGGATTGAAGAAGCAATCGCGTCTGAATTTGTTTCTTTCCGTTCGCAAATTGACATTGAAACAATTGTAAACAAGATTCAAAAAGAAAATATTTCTGTAATTGGAATAGATGACGAGAATTACCCAGAAATTTTAAAAGAAATCTTTAATCCTCCTCAAATCCTTTATTTTAAGGGGGAGTTATTTGCAGATGAAAATGGTTTAGCTGTCGTTGGTTCTAGGAATTATACTGCCTATGGTCAACAAATTGTTGAAGATATTGTAAGAAAAGTTGCAAAAACTGGTATACCAATAATAAGCGGACTAGCCCTTGGGGTTGATGCACACGCTCACAGAGTAGCCCTTGAAGAGGGAACTAGAACAATCGCAGTTCTTGGAACAGGGGTTGATTTGGCAAGTATTTATCCATCCCATAACAGACATTTGGCGGGGAAGATAGTTGAGGCGGGAGGAGCACTAATATCAGAGTTTCCGATAGGAACAGCTCCGCTCCCATATCATTTTCCTCAAAGAAATAGGATCATTTCAGGTCTTACAAAAGCGACCTTGGTCGTAGAAGCGAGAGAAAAGTCAGGGGCTCTAATTACGGCTCGTGATGCCCTGGAGCAAAATAGAGAAATAATGGCAGTTCCTGGGAGTATCTATTCTGCTCTTTCCGCTGGGCCAAACAAACTAATAAAAGATGGGGCAAAAGCTGTTTTGTGCGTCCAGGATATTTTTGATTCACTTGACTTGGACAATGTTGTGAATTATATTAAGAAAGAGGAGATTAAACCAGAAACAAAAGAAGAAGAGGAAGTTTTAAAATTTTTAAAAAATGAACCAATTCATATAGACGCTTTAGTCAGATTGACAAAGTTAGATATAAAAATTATAAATACAACTTTGAGCATGATGGAGATAAAAGGAATGATAAGAAATCTCGGTGGAATGAATTATGTTTTAATAAAATGA
- the topA gene encoding type I DNA topoisomerase, with translation MKLVIVESPTKAKTITKFLGKDYVIDSSFGHIRDLPKKELGIDVENNFEPTYEIPDSAQKTISRLKGLAKKADKIILATDEDREGEAIAWHLSKALGLDSKKAERIVFHEITKEAILDAINNPKKIDHDLVDAQQARRILDRIVGYQLSPFLWKKVSRGLSAGRVQSVAVRLVVEREREIQAFDPQEYWTIDASLKKSDGKNFVFPAKLNKVEGRTLDKFDINDKKKADGVVKELNGVDYVVESVIKKQVKKNPPKPFITSSLQQAANRMLGFSAKQTMVVAQQLYEGIQIKGKDQVGLITYMRTDSLNLSNKFKEDAKAYLLEKLGEKYVPKVERAHKTKSKNAQEAHEAVRPTEASRDPELIKDSLAPNQYRLYKLIWQRSIASQMSEAIVDATVIDINAGNKYQFRANGQMINFDGYLNIYPEKSKELELPSLEAKDDLALEELLSEQHFTKPPARYSDAGLVKELEKHGIGRPSTYAPTIATIEARNYVSRDEGKRLAPTDISFIVTDLLVNHFSRIVDYKFTAQMENDLDNVAEGNLEWQPVIRDFYVPFNENLKLKDEELDRKDVVPEEESDEICDKCGAKMIIKTGRFGKFLGCGAYPDCKNIKSMPGKDGEKEKTPEQIELEEKHKDTVCEKCGKPMGVKNGRFGPFLGCTGYPDCKNIKNLNEKAKTGVKCPTCGKGEIVEKRSKRGIFYACDQYPDCKTALWGKPTGEKCPDCSSLLVESKDGGLVCSAKDCKYKK, from the coding sequence ATGAAATTAGTTATAGTTGAGTCGCCGACAAAGGCAAAAACAATTACAAAATTTTTGGGGAAAGATTATGTTATCGATTCTTCTTTTGGGCATATCCGTGACCTACCCAAGAAAGAATTGGGTATTGACGTTGAAAACAATTTTGAACCAACTTATGAAATACCCGATAGCGCTCAAAAAACAATTTCAAGATTGAAGGGCCTGGCCAAAAAAGCAGACAAGATTATTCTGGCAACTGATGAAGATCGTGAAGGAGAGGCTATTGCTTGGCACTTGTCAAAAGCTCTTGGTCTAGACAGCAAGAAAGCAGAGAGAATTGTTTTTCACGAGATTACAAAAGAGGCGATACTTGATGCTATAAATAATCCTAAGAAAATTGATCATGATTTGGTTGATGCTCAGCAAGCCAGAAGAATTCTCGATAGAATTGTTGGTTATCAACTCTCGCCTTTTCTATGGAAGAAAGTATCACGAGGTTTGTCAGCTGGTAGGGTACAGAGTGTGGCTGTTCGTTTGGTAGTTGAAAGAGAAAGAGAAATTCAGGCTTTTGACCCACAGGAATATTGGACAATCGATGCTAGTTTAAAGAAGAGCGACGGGAAAAATTTCGTATTTCCAGCTAAGTTAAATAAAGTTGAAGGTAGGACTCTGGATAAATTTGATATCAACGATAAAAAGAAGGCAGATGGAGTGGTAAAAGAATTGAACGGAGTTGATTATGTCGTTGAAAGCGTTATTAAGAAGCAAGTTAAGAAAAATCCCCCAAAACCATTTATAACATCATCCCTTCAACAAGCAGCCAATAGAATGCTTGGTTTTTCTGCTAAGCAAACAATGGTTGTTGCTCAACAGCTATATGAAGGTATTCAAATAAAAGGTAAGGATCAGGTAGGTTTGATAACTTATATGAGAACAGATTCTCTGAATCTTTCAAATAAATTTAAAGAAGATGCTAAGGCATATTTACTAGAGAAACTGGGAGAAAAATATGTTCCTAAAGTTGAAAGAGCCCACAAGACAAAATCTAAAAATGCTCAAGAGGCTCACGAAGCAGTTAGGCCAACTGAGGCTAGTCGTGATCCTGAGTTGATAAAAGATTCTCTTGCCCCAAATCAGTATAGGTTATATAAATTAATTTGGCAGAGAAGTATTGCTTCTCAAATGTCTGAAGCAATAGTAGATGCAACTGTTATAGACATAAACGCTGGGAATAAATATCAATTTAGAGCCAATGGGCAAATGATAAATTTTGATGGATATCTAAATATTTATCCTGAAAAAAGCAAAGAATTAGAATTGCCGAGTCTAGAAGCAAAAGATGATCTTGCCCTAGAAGAACTTTTATCAGAACAACATTTTACAAAACCACCTGCTAGATATTCTGATGCTGGGCTTGTTAAAGAACTTGAAAAACACGGGATTGGAAGACCGTCAACATATGCACCGACAATAGCGACGATTGAGGCTCGAAATTATGTTAGTCGAGATGAAGGAAAACGGCTCGCCCCTACTGACATTTCATTTATTGTGACTGATCTTCTCGTAAATCATTTTTCAAGAATTGTTGACTATAAATTTACAGCTCAAATGGAAAATGACCTAGATAATGTAGCTGAAGGGAATCTTGAATGGCAACCTGTAATTAGGGATTTTTATGTCCCATTCAATGAAAATTTAAAACTAAAAGACGAAGAGCTTGATAGAAAAGATGTTGTCCCAGAAGAAGAAAGTGATGAGATTTGTGATAAATGTGGCGCTAAAATGATAATCAAAACAGGTAGATTTGGGAAATTTCTAGGTTGTGGTGCTTATCCTGATTGTAAAAACATAAAAAGCATGCCAGGGAAAGACGGTGAAAAAGAAAAAACCCCAGAGCAAATAGAACTTGAAGAAAAACACAAAGATACAGTTTGTGAAAAATGTGGTAAACCAATGGGAGTTAAGAATGGACGATTTGGACCTTTTCTTGGTTGCACTGGATATCCTGATTGTAAGAATATAAAGAATCTAAACGAAAAAGCAAAGACAGGAGTTAAATGTCCCACTTGTGGAAAGGGAGAAATAGTTGAGAAGAGAAGTAAACGTGGAATATTTTATGCCTGCGACCAATATCCAGATTGTAAAACCGCCTTGTGGGGCAAGCCAACGGGTGAAAAATGTCCTGACTGTAGTTCACTTTTAGTGGAATCTAAAGATGGAGGATTAGTTTGTAGTGCAAAGGATTGCAAGTATAAAAAATAG
- a CDS encoding LCP family protein, with translation MPNFLDNQEIKEVKKDIRKKPKLLMKGAAFLLTFLFIAFFIFTTQVIVSNQKPSSWMARIPIINTLKNLAESADKALKGEQRERVNILLLGMGGRQHEGGYLTDTIILASLDLDTKKVAMMSIPRDMAIPIEDKGFQKINSINAYAEMDTADSGGLAVSQAVSDILGIPIDYYLRVDFEGFVNIINELDGLKVYVENTLEDHRYPVKGMESAENYEARFEHLYIEEGWQQLDGELALKFARSRHAYGVEGSDFARARRQQIIIEAVKNKLVSAHTLFNPSMIGDILEEANNHISTNLKTWEMVKLWKDFKDVSKDQIINKVLDNSPNGLLVDTIADTGAYILSPRSGDFSEIQYMVNNIFSDAPVEAKNVVVEEAATVEVRNGTWINGLASQASLDLEKYSFNVIRVGNSSKQNFQKSVIYDLSYGEKEESLAVLKKVLNANVSFGLPDWLVEDLEKDLENEKNPVQPDFLVILGQSADETLSGTENKEE, from the coding sequence ATGCCAAATTTTCTTGATAATCAGGAGATAAAAGAGGTTAAAAAAGATATTAGAAAAAAACCCAAGCTACTTATGAAGGGAGCGGCTTTTTTGCTTACATTTTTATTCATCGCATTTTTTATATTTACAACTCAAGTTATTGTTTCCAATCAAAAACCAAGTTCTTGGATGGCTCGTATTCCTATTATTAATACCTTGAAGAACTTAGCAGAAAGTGCTGATAAAGCCTTGAAGGGCGAGCAAAGAGAAAGAGTAAATATTCTTCTACTCGGAATGGGAGGTAGGCAACATGAAGGTGGTTACTTAACTGACACTATAATACTCGCTAGTCTAGATCTTGATACTAAAAAAGTTGCCATGATGTCCATCCCTCGCGATATGGCCATCCCAATTGAAGATAAAGGATTTCAAAAAATCAATTCTATTAATGCCTATGCTGAAATGGATACAGCCGATAGTGGTGGCTTGGCGGTTAGTCAGGCTGTTAGTGATATATTAGGGATTCCAATAGACTATTACTTGCGTGTTGATTTCGAAGGATTTGTGAATATTATCAATGAGCTAGATGGTCTTAAGGTCTATGTTGAAAATACACTAGAAGACCACAGATATCCCGTAAAAGGAATGGAATCTGCTGAAAACTATGAAGCACGTTTTGAACATCTATATATTGAAGAAGGCTGGCAACAACTTGATGGTGAGCTTGCACTTAAATTTGCTCGTTCCAGGCATGCTTACGGAGTAGAAGGTTCAGACTTTGCTAGAGCGAGAAGACAACAGATCATAATTGAGGCTGTTAAAAATAAATTAGTTTCGGCTCATACTCTTTTTAATCCTTCAATGATAGGAGATATATTAGAAGAGGCAAATAACCATATTTCTACAAATTTGAAAACTTGGGAAATGGTAAAACTTTGGAAAGACTTTAAGGATGTTAGCAAAGACCAGATTATTAATAAAGTTCTTGACAATAGCCCAAATGGATTATTAGTTGATACTATCGCAGACACCGGAGCCTATATCCTCTCCCCTCGAAGTGGAGACTTCTCTGAAATACAATATATGGTTAATAATATTTTTTCTGATGCCCCTGTTGAAGCCAAAAACGTAGTCGTAGAAGAAGCTGCTACCGTTGAAGTGAGAAATGGCACCTGGATAAATGGTCTCGCTTCCCAAGCATCCCTAGATTTAGAAAAATATAGCTTTAATGTTATCCGAGTTGGAAATTCCAGCAAACAAAATTTTCAAAAATCAGTTATCTATGATTTGAGCTACGGAGAAAAAGAAGAATCCTTGGCTGTTCTGAAAAAGGTTTTAAATGCCAATGTGTCATTTGGACTTCCTGATTGGTTAGTAGAAGACCTAGAAAAAGATTTAGAAAATGAAAAAAATCCGGTCCAACCAGATTTTCTTGTTATCTTAGGACAGAGCGCAGATGAAACATTGTCAGGTACTGAAAATAAAGAGGAGTAA
- the lepB gene encoding signal peptidase I, translating into MFKNSVAFVFELLKIVLISFVIIAPIRYFLIQPFYVKGASMEPNFYDHEYLIVDEISYRFNDPKRGEIIVFRYPKNPQEFFIKRIIAFPGEKVQVKDGRVIVYNDENPDGLTLDETYLEKNIKTYSLSEDLITLGSSEYFVLGDNRNASKDSRSFGPVDRSFVIGKVLLRGWPFDRVDVFPAPTY; encoded by the coding sequence ATGTTTAAAAATTCAGTTGCCTTTGTCTTTGAATTACTTAAAATAGTTTTAATTTCTTTTGTAATAATAGCTCCAATTCGCTATTTTTTGATTCAGCCCTTCTATGTTAAAGGGGCTTCAATGGAGCCTAACTTTTACGATCATGAATATTTAATAGTTGATGAGATTTCCTATAGATTTAATGACCCCAAGAGAGGTGAAATTATAGTATTTAGATATCCAAAGAATCCACAAGAGTTTTTTATTAAAAGAATTATTGCCTTTCCAGGAGAAAAAGTTCAAGTTAAGGATGGAAGAGTTATCGTGTATAACGATGAAAATCCAGATGGATTGACTTTAGATGAAACTTATTTAGAAAAAAATATAAAAACATATAGCTTAAGTGAAGACCTGATAACTTTGGGTTCTAGTGAATATTTTGTATTGGGGGACAACCGAAACGCCAGCAAAGATTCCAGAAGTTTTGGACCTGTTGACCGTAGCTTTGTGATTGGCAAAGTTTTGTTACGAGGTTGGCCATTCGACAGAGTTGACGTTTTTCCTGCACCAACTTACTAA
- the hisS gene encoding histidine--tRNA ligase, which translates to MAKNIKAKDIKQAPKKPSSRSRKFSRLKGMKDITFEEYKYHDLVVKKAIDLATTYGFRRIETPVLENEALFERSTGKTSDIVSKEMYTFVDKSGDKISLRPEATPGLVRAYNEHGMLNLPQPVKTLFIGSLFRHEKPQSGRLREHRQFDLEMFGEASPVADAQLMIIAYNFFRELQIDIQIQVNSIGCKECRGDYIKKLVAFYKERGKRTRLCNDCKKRLDKNPLRLLDCKEADCIEIRDDAPQLVDYLDDACREHFVKVLEYLDEFDIPYVLNPYLVRGLDYYNRTVFEFVSAPEENEEGETRRQVALGGGGRYDDLVETMGGREPTPALGFGIGLERVVMKIKELNIPLKKDDDDIIFLAQLGEPARKKTMVMFEELRRSGFKVRQAFTKDALKNQLEEANRVGAKYSIIIGQKEMLDETAMLRDMESGVQEIVDIKKVSQELQKRLKKD; encoded by the coding sequence ATGGCCAAAAACATAAAAGCAAAAGATATAAAGCAAGCCCCAAAAAAACCCAGTAGTAGATCAAGGAAATTTTCCAGACTCAAAGGGATGAAAGATATTACTTTTGAAGAATATAAATATCACGACTTGGTTGTTAAGAAAGCAATTGACCTAGCCACAACTTACGGCTTTCGAAGAATAGAAACTCCAGTACTTGAGAATGAAGCTTTGTTTGAAAGGTCAACTGGGAAAACAAGTGATATTGTTTCAAAAGAGATGTATACTTTTGTTGATAAAAGTGGAGACAAAATTTCTCTAAGACCAGAAGCTACTCCAGGTCTTGTTAGAGCTTATAATGAACACGGAATGCTCAATCTTCCTCAGCCTGTGAAAACACTTTTTATCGGTTCTCTTTTTAGACATGAAAAACCTCAATCCGGAAGACTAAGAGAACATCGTCAGTTTGACCTTGAGATGTTTGGAGAGGCTAGTCCTGTTGCCGATGCTCAGCTGATGATTATCGCTTATAATTTTTTTAGAGAATTACAGATTGATATTCAGATTCAAGTAAATAGTATTGGTTGCAAAGAGTGCCGAGGAGATTATATAAAAAAACTAGTTGCTTTTTATAAGGAAAGGGGAAAGAGAACAAGACTTTGTAATGATTGTAAAAAACGTTTAGATAAAAATCCATTAAGACTGTTAGACTGTAAGGAAGCCGATTGTATTGAGATTAGAGATGATGCTCCACAGTTAGTTGATTATCTTGATGATGCTTGTCGTGAGCACTTTGTGAAGGTCCTTGAATATTTAGATGAATTTGATATTCCTTACGTTCTAAACCCATATTTGGTGAGAGGCCTTGATTATTATAATAGAACAGTTTTCGAATTTGTTTCAGCTCCAGAAGAGAATGAAGAGGGAGAAACCAGGCGACAAGTTGCCCTTGGTGGTGGAGGTCGTTATGACGATCTTGTTGAAACAATGGGGGGACGCGAGCCTACTCCAGCCCTTGGTTTTGGGATAGGACTTGAAAGAGTTGTTATGAAGATAAAAGAGTTAAATATTCCATTGAAAAAAGATGATGATGATATTATCTTCTTGGCTCAACTGGGAGAGCCAGCGAGGAAAAAGACCATGGTAATGTTTGAAGAATTAAGAAGATCAGGATTTAAGGTTAGACAAGCCTTTACTAAGGATGCACTAAAAAATCAGCTTGAAGAAGCCAATAGAGTTGGAGCGAAGTACAGCATAATTATAGGCCAAAAAGAAATGTTAGATGAAACAGCAATGTTAAGAGATATGGAGTCTGGAGTACAGGAAATTGTTGATATTAAAAAAGTTTCACAAGAATTACAAAAGAGATTAAAAAAAGACTAA
- a CDS encoding GatB/YqeY domain-containing protein, which yields MANLLDQIKIDLKEAMKAKEELRLSVLRMMISVIRNKEISLRKGEDVVLSDEQILEVLSSEVKKRKDSIESYKVGNREDLVEIEKNEIDIIAKYLPAQMSEEELEKIVEDVMKTKSENSTVAFGAIMGEVMARVKGKADGTAVSAMVKKKLG from the coding sequence ATGGCTAATTTATTAGATCAAATTAAAATCGACCTTAAAGAGGCAATGAAAGCAAAAGAAGAGTTAAGGCTCTCTGTTTTGCGAATGATGATTTCTGTGATTCGAAATAAAGAAATCTCCTTAAGAAAAGGAGAGGACGTTGTTTTGAGTGATGAACAAATTTTAGAAGTATTATCTTCTGAAGTTAAAAAAAGAAAAGATTCAATTGAATCTTATAAAGTAGGGAACAGAGAAGATTTGGTAGAAATAGAAAAAAACGAAATCGATATTATAGCAAAATATTTACCAGCACAAATGTCAGAAGAAGAGCTAGAAAAGATTGTTGAAGATGTGATGAAGACAAAAAGTGAAAATTCCACAGTTGCATTTGGTGCGATTATGGGAGAAGTAATGGCTCGGGTAAAGGGAAAAGCTGATGGAACGGCAGTGTCTGCGATGGTAAAGAAAAAGTTAGGATAG